A single region of the Arthrobacter sp. zg-Y20 genome encodes:
- a CDS encoding GntR family transcriptional regulator, whose amino-acid sequence MTSDPSPQRTSAGSDAGVLKWIRIDAASSVPPYEQLRLQILDAANEGRLAVGTRLPPVRALAGYLGLAVNTVARAYRELEQAQVVTTRSRAGTVIAAGSDTGRTRVAEAARTYADAVRANGVSPDEAVSFLRAALQ is encoded by the coding sequence ATGACTTCTGATCCCAGCCCACAGCGCACCTCTGCCGGCAGCGACGCCGGGGTGCTCAAGTGGATCCGCATTGATGCCGCCAGTTCGGTGCCGCCGTATGAACAGCTCCGCCTGCAGATCCTGGACGCGGCAAACGAGGGGCGGCTCGCCGTCGGGACCCGGCTGCCCCCGGTCCGTGCCCTGGCCGGCTACCTTGGCCTGGCCGTGAACACCGTGGCCCGCGCCTACCGGGAACTGGAACAGGCGCAGGTGGTCACCACCCGCTCCCGCGCCGGCACCGTGATCGCCGCCGGCAGTGATACCGGCCGGACCAGGGTGGCCGAGGCGGCGCGCACCTACGCTGATGCCGTCCGGGCCAACGGGGTGTCCCCTGACGAAGCCGTGTCCTTCCTGCGTGCAGCCCTGCAATAG
- the uvrA gene encoding excinuclease ABC subunit UvrA, which translates to MPKSTLTTADTTFAPHTANDLSRLVVKGAREHNLQNVDLDLPRDAMIVFTGLSGSGKSSLAFDTIFAEGQRRYVESLSAYARMFLGQVDKPDVDFIEGLSPAVSIDQKSTSKNPRSTVGTITEIHDYMRLLWARVGRPFCPVCGEPVSRQTPQAIVDQLLELEEGTRYQVLAPVVRGRKGEFVDLFKELAAKGYSRARVDGKQIQLSDPPKLGKQIKHNIEVVVDRLVAKEGIRQRLTDSVETALGLADGRVVVDFVDRPEDSEDRTRTFSENLACPNEHPLAIDEIEPRSFSFNNPFGACPVCTGIGSRLEVDEDLIIPDPSKSLAEGAIAPWSLGTATTEYWNRLLDGLAKDMGFSMDTPWKKLPAKVREAVLNGKDHKVVVQYRNRFGRERKYSTGFEGVIQYIHRKHQETESDHARDRYEEYMREIACPECGGARLNPASLSVLINGRNIAEISALPLREAADFLGTLTLTGREAQIASNVLKEIQARLTFLLDVGLEYLSLNRPAATLSGGEAQRIRLATQIGSGLVGVLYVLDEPSIGLHQKDNRRLIETLSRLRSLGNTLIVVEHDEDTIQEADWIVDVGPGAGERGGEIVHSGSLADLLTNERSITGAYLSGRKKIEIPAKRRKVDKTRQLKIVGARENNLQNLNVDIPLGVFTAVTGVSGSGKSTLINDILYKTMANKLNGAKHVAGRHTRVEGLEQLDKVIHVDQSPIGRTPRSNPATYTGVWDHIRKLFAETNEAKVRGYLPGRFSFNVKGGRCEACHGDGTLKIEMNFLPDVYVPCEVCHGARFNRETMEVHYKGKNIAEVLDMPIEEAAEFFAAFGPISRHLNTLVDVGLGYVRLGQPATTLSGGEAQRVKLASELQKRSNGRSIYVLDEPTTGLHFEDVRKLLEVLQGLVDKGNTVVTIEHNLDVIKSADWIIDMGPDGGTGGGKVVASGTPEKVAKVEGSHTATFLAGILNP; encoded by the coding sequence GTGCCTAAATCGACTCTTACGACGGCGGACACCACGTTTGCGCCGCATACTGCCAATGACCTTTCCCGCCTGGTAGTGAAAGGTGCGCGCGAGCACAACCTCCAAAACGTTGACCTGGACCTGCCGCGGGACGCCATGATCGTCTTCACCGGCCTCTCCGGCTCGGGCAAGTCCTCGCTGGCGTTCGACACCATCTTCGCGGAGGGGCAGCGGCGCTACGTCGAGTCACTCTCCGCCTACGCGCGCATGTTCCTGGGCCAGGTGGACAAGCCTGACGTTGACTTCATCGAGGGCCTCTCGCCCGCGGTTTCCATCGACCAGAAGTCCACCAGCAAGAACCCGCGCTCCACGGTGGGCACCATCACCGAGATCCACGACTACATGCGCCTGCTCTGGGCCCGTGTGGGCCGGCCGTTCTGCCCCGTCTGCGGCGAGCCCGTCAGCCGCCAGACCCCGCAGGCCATCGTGGACCAGCTCCTGGAACTGGAAGAGGGCACCCGCTACCAGGTCCTCGCCCCCGTGGTCCGCGGGCGCAAGGGCGAGTTCGTGGACCTGTTCAAGGAACTCGCCGCCAAGGGCTACTCCCGCGCCCGCGTGGACGGCAAGCAGATCCAGCTCTCCGACCCGCCCAAGCTGGGCAAGCAGATCAAGCACAACATCGAAGTGGTGGTGGACCGCCTCGTTGCCAAGGAAGGCATCCGGCAGCGGCTGACCGACTCCGTGGAAACCGCCCTCGGCCTGGCCGACGGCCGCGTGGTGGTGGACTTCGTGGACCGTCCCGAGGACAGCGAGGACCGCACCCGCACCTTCTCCGAAAACCTGGCCTGCCCCAACGAGCACCCGCTGGCCATCGACGAGATCGAGCCGCGCTCCTTCTCCTTCAACAACCCCTTCGGTGCATGCCCGGTCTGCACCGGCATCGGCTCGCGGCTGGAGGTGGACGAGGACCTGATCATCCCGGACCCGTCCAAGTCCCTGGCCGAAGGCGCCATCGCGCCCTGGTCCCTGGGCACCGCCACCACCGAGTACTGGAACCGGCTGCTCGACGGCTTGGCCAAGGACATGGGCTTCTCCATGGACACCCCGTGGAAGAAGTTGCCTGCCAAGGTCCGCGAGGCCGTGCTCAACGGCAAGGACCACAAGGTGGTGGTCCAGTACCGGAACCGCTTCGGCCGTGAACGCAAGTACAGCACCGGCTTCGAAGGCGTCATCCAGTACATCCACCGCAAGCACCAGGAAACCGAATCCGACCATGCCCGCGACCGGTACGAAGAGTACATGCGCGAAATCGCCTGCCCCGAGTGCGGCGGCGCGCGCCTGAACCCGGCGTCCCTGTCGGTGCTGATCAACGGCCGCAACATTGCCGAGATCAGCGCCCTGCCGCTGCGCGAGGCCGCCGACTTCCTCGGAACACTCACGCTCACCGGCCGTGAAGCACAGATTGCCAGCAACGTACTGAAGGAAATCCAGGCCCGCCTGACCTTCCTGCTCGACGTCGGGCTGGAATACCTGAGCCTGAACCGGCCGGCAGCAACCCTGTCCGGCGGCGAAGCCCAGCGCATCCGCCTGGCCACGCAGATCGGCTCCGGCCTCGTGGGCGTGCTGTACGTGCTGGATGAACCGTCCATCGGCCTGCACCAGAAGGACAACCGGCGGCTGATCGAAACCCTGAGCCGGCTGCGCAGCCTGGGCAACACCCTGATCGTGGTGGAACACGACGAAGACACCATCCAGGAAGCGGACTGGATTGTCGACGTCGGCCCGGGGGCAGGGGAGCGCGGCGGCGAGATTGTGCATTCCGGCTCGCTGGCGGACCTGCTCACGAACGAGCGTTCCATTACCGGCGCCTACCTCTCCGGCCGGAAGAAGATCGAGATCCCGGCCAAGCGGCGCAAGGTGGACAAGACCCGCCAGCTGAAGATTGTCGGGGCGCGGGAAAACAACCTGCAGAACCTGAACGTGGACATTCCCCTGGGCGTGTTCACCGCAGTGACCGGTGTCAGCGGTTCGGGCAAGTCCACCCTGATCAACGACATCCTGTACAAGACCATGGCCAACAAGCTCAACGGCGCCAAGCATGTGGCCGGCCGGCACACCCGGGTGGAGGGCCTGGAGCAGCTGGACAAGGTTATCCATGTGGACCAGAGCCCCATCGGCCGCACGCCGCGCTCCAACCCGGCCACCTACACCGGCGTCTGGGACCACATCCGCAAGCTCTTCGCCGAGACCAACGAGGCGAAGGTGCGCGGCTACCTTCCAGGCCGGTTCTCCTTCAACGTGAAGGGCGGGCGCTGCGAGGCCTGCCACGGCGACGGCACCCTGAAGATCGAAATGAACTTCCTGCCGGACGTTTACGTACCCTGCGAGGTATGCCACGGCGCCCGGTTCAACCGGGAGACCATGGAGGTCCACTACAAGGGCAAGAACATTGCCGAGGTCCTGGACATGCCTATCGAGGAAGCCGCGGAGTTCTTCGCCGCCTTCGGGCCCATTTCCCGGCACCTGAACACCCTGGTGGACGTGGGCCTGGGCTATGTCCGGCTGGGCCAGCCGGCCACCACGCTGTCCGGCGGCGAGGCGCAGCGTGTGAAGCTGGCCAGCGAGCTGCAGAAGCGTTCCAACGGCCGCAGCATCTACGTGCTGGACGAGCCCACTACGGGCCTGCACTTCGAAGACGTCCGGAAGCTCCTGGAAGTGCTGCAGGGCTTGGTGGACAAGGGCAACACGGTGGTGACCATCGAGCACAACCTCGACGTGATCAAGAGTGCCGACTGGATCATCGATATGGGTCCCGACGGCGGCACCGGCGGCGGCAAGGTGGTCGCCTCGGGCACCCCGGAGAAGGTGGCCAAGGTCGAAGGCAGCCACACCGCCACGTTCCTGGCGGGGATCCTCAACCCGTAA
- a CDS encoding HAD hydrolase-like protein — protein sequence MTSPRLLVLFDLDGTLVDPAGAITGGISAALAACGLPVPSGADLQRMVGPALVTSLRDIAGVPADLLDEVIGRYRAGYRESGMAQSRPYPGIRAAVERLRENHTVAVATQKPEPLAAELLGVQQLADLFASVHGSPADEQAAAALDGKRSIIRAALDRHKGSYDRAVMIGDRRHDVEGASANGLDCIGVSWGFAAAGELEEAGAAAVVATADELVDTVLRYARNGSALHGAV from the coding sequence GTGACTTCTCCCCGGCTCTTGGTTCTTTTTGATTTGGATGGAACGCTGGTTGACCCGGCGGGCGCCATCACCGGCGGCATCAGTGCCGCACTTGCCGCCTGCGGCCTGCCGGTGCCTTCAGGGGCGGACCTGCAGCGAATGGTCGGTCCGGCTCTGGTGACCTCACTGCGGGACATTGCCGGGGTTCCCGCCGACCTGCTGGACGAGGTCATCGGACGCTACCGCGCCGGCTACCGGGAGTCCGGAATGGCACAGAGCCGTCCGTACCCCGGCATCCGAGCAGCTGTCGAACGCCTCCGGGAGAACCACACGGTTGCCGTAGCCACCCAGAAGCCCGAGCCGCTGGCCGCGGAACTCCTCGGCGTCCAGCAGCTTGCGGACCTGTTTGCGTCCGTGCACGGCTCACCTGCCGATGAGCAGGCCGCCGCCGCCCTGGACGGCAAGCGCAGCATCATCCGCGCCGCCCTGGACCGGCACAAGGGTTCCTATGACCGCGCCGTGATGATCGGCGACCGAAGGCACGACGTCGAGGGCGCCTCCGCCAACGGTCTGGACTGCATTGGCGTCTCCTGGGGATTCGCAGCGGCAGGAGAGCTGGAAGAAGCAGGTGCAGCCGCCGTCGTTGCCACCGCTGATGAACTGGTGGATACGGTGCTGCGGTACGCACGGAACGGATCGGCACTCCATGGCGCTGTATAA
- a CDS encoding lysophospholipid acyltransferase family protein yields the protein MALYNLTRTGIRAFVGGLCRPTITGLENVPATGPFIVACNHLSFLDSVLVQALLPRRVGFFAKAEYFTGTGLKGYAMKSFFEGVGSIPVQRDQQAASVAALKTLLDILEEGGGVGIYPEGTRSRDGLLYRGRTGVGWLALTSGAPVVPVGLIGTENLQPAGKKTVKPGHFTLKVGPPLYFQKTGPDHALPARRQATDRVMDAIAELSGQERSESYNRNRPEG from the coding sequence ATGGCGCTGTATAACCTCACCAGGACAGGTATCCGCGCATTCGTGGGCGGGCTGTGCCGGCCAACCATCACCGGCCTGGAGAACGTTCCCGCCACTGGGCCCTTTATCGTCGCCTGCAATCACTTGTCCTTCCTGGACAGCGTGCTGGTGCAGGCGCTGCTGCCGCGGCGTGTCGGATTCTTCGCCAAGGCCGAATACTTCACCGGCACCGGGCTGAAGGGCTACGCCATGAAGAGCTTCTTCGAGGGTGTCGGTTCCATCCCGGTGCAGCGGGACCAGCAGGCCGCCAGCGTCGCGGCGCTGAAGACGCTGCTGGACATCCTCGAGGAGGGCGGGGGTGTGGGGATCTATCCCGAGGGCACCCGTTCCCGCGACGGACTGCTGTACCGCGGCCGCACCGGCGTGGGCTGGCTGGCACTGACCTCCGGCGCCCCGGTGGTGCCCGTGGGCCTGATCGGCACGGAAAACCTGCAGCCAGCGGGCAAGAAAACCGTCAAGCCCGGGCACTTCACCCTCAAGGTGGGACCGCCCCTGTACTTCCAAAAGACGGGGCCGGACCACGCCCTGCCCGCCCGGCGCCAGGCCACGGACCGCGTTATGGACGCCATCGCCGAGCTGAGCGGCCAGGAACGCTCCGAGAGTTATAACCGGAACCGCCCCGAGGGGTGA
- the uvrC gene encoding excinuclease ABC subunit UvrC, protein MADPATYRPKTGEIPTAPGVYRFRDEHGRVIYVGKAKNLRSRLNSYFANPRGLMPKTRAMVHTAASVEWTVVGTELEALQLEYTWIKEFNPRFNIMFRDDKSYPYLAVTMGEKYPRAQVMRGDRRKDTRYFGPFYPAKAIRETLDTLLRVFPVRTCSSGVFKRAERTGRPCLLGYIDKCSAPCVGRISPEDHRQLAAELCDFMAGEGKRFISGLEKEMQAAVAELDYESAARLRDDISALRKVFERNNVVLSEDTDADIFALEEDELEASAQVFHVRGGRIRGQRGWVVEKVEDNDTADLVEHLIQQVYGSANSTDRIPRQVLVPVLPPNAEELAEWLYGLRGARVDIRVPMRGDKKALMETVARNASDALRLHKSRRAGDITTRSAALQELQEALDLASPPLRIECYDISHVSGTNVVASMVVAEDGLPKKSDYRKFSITGDAARDDTASMYDVISRRFRNYLAENADPAADPDAPTDLPDERAGGPDADVRPLTDTLTPAPKAKFAYPPNLVVVDGGQPQVAAASKALDDLGITDVQVVGLAKRLEEVWVPDSDFPVILPRASEALFLLQRIRDEAHRFAITFHRQKRGKSMTASLLDEVPGLGPAKRQALLKQFGSVKKLRAATEEELRQVPGIGPAMAANLRSRLADKDMAGAPAVNMTTGEILET, encoded by the coding sequence GTGGCAGATCCAGCAACTTACCGGCCGAAAACAGGGGAGATCCCCACCGCCCCGGGCGTCTACCGTTTCCGGGATGAACACGGCCGGGTCATTTACGTGGGCAAGGCCAAGAACCTCCGCTCCCGCCTGAACTCCTATTTCGCGAATCCGCGCGGGCTGATGCCCAAAACGCGTGCCATGGTGCATACCGCGGCCAGCGTGGAATGGACGGTGGTGGGCACCGAGCTCGAAGCGCTGCAGCTCGAGTACACCTGGATCAAGGAATTCAATCCCCGGTTCAACATCATGTTCCGGGACGACAAGTCCTACCCCTACCTGGCCGTCACCATGGGAGAGAAGTACCCGCGGGCGCAGGTCATGCGGGGGGACCGGCGCAAGGACACCCGCTACTTCGGCCCGTTCTATCCGGCCAAGGCCATCCGCGAAACCCTCGACACGCTGTTGCGCGTCTTCCCGGTCCGCACCTGCAGCAGCGGAGTGTTCAAGCGGGCCGAGCGCACCGGCCGGCCGTGCCTGCTGGGCTACATCGACAAGTGCTCCGCACCCTGCGTGGGACGGATCAGCCCCGAGGACCACCGCCAGCTGGCCGCTGAACTGTGCGACTTCATGGCGGGGGAGGGCAAACGCTTCATCTCCGGCCTGGAAAAGGAGATGCAGGCAGCCGTCGCCGAACTGGACTATGAATCCGCCGCCCGGCTCCGCGATGACATCTCCGCCCTGCGGAAGGTCTTCGAGCGCAACAACGTAGTCCTGAGCGAAGACACCGACGCGGACATCTTCGCCCTGGAAGAAGACGAGCTGGAAGCCTCGGCCCAGGTTTTCCACGTCCGCGGCGGGCGCATCCGCGGCCAGCGCGGCTGGGTTGTGGAAAAGGTGGAGGACAACGACACCGCGGACCTGGTGGAACACCTGATCCAGCAGGTCTACGGCTCGGCAAACTCCACGGACCGGATCCCGCGCCAGGTGCTGGTTCCCGTGCTGCCGCCCAACGCCGAAGAACTTGCCGAATGGCTGTACGGACTGCGCGGAGCCCGCGTGGACATCCGGGTGCCCATGCGTGGCGACAAAAAAGCGCTGATGGAAACCGTGGCCCGGAACGCATCGGATGCACTGCGCCTGCACAAAAGCCGCAGGGCCGGGGACATTACCACCCGTTCGGCTGCCCTGCAGGAACTGCAGGAGGCCCTGGACCTGGCCTCCCCGCCGCTGCGCATCGAGTGCTACGACATCTCCCACGTTTCCGGCACCAACGTGGTGGCCTCCATGGTGGTGGCTGAAGACGGCCTGCCGAAGAAATCGGACTACCGCAAGTTCTCCATCACCGGCGACGCAGCCCGGGACGACACGGCGTCCATGTATGACGTTATTTCGCGCCGCTTCCGCAACTACCTGGCCGAGAATGCGGACCCTGCCGCCGATCCCGACGCCCCGACGGACCTGCCCGACGAGCGCGCCGGCGGCCCCGACGCCGACGTCCGGCCCCTGACCGACACGCTGACCCCGGCGCCAAAGGCCAAGTTCGCCTACCCGCCGAACCTGGTGGTGGTGGACGGCGGGCAGCCCCAGGTTGCCGCGGCCTCCAAGGCCCTGGACGATCTGGGCATCACGGACGTGCAGGTGGTGGGGCTCGCCAAGCGCCTGGAGGAAGTATGGGTGCCGGACAGCGACTTCCCGGTGATCCTGCCGCGTGCTTCCGAAGCCCTGTTCCTGCTGCAGCGCATCCGCGACGAGGCGCACCGCTTTGCCATCACCTTCCACCGGCAGAAGCGCGGCAAATCCATGACCGCTTCGCTGCTGGACGAAGTACCCGGACTCGGCCCGGCCAAACGCCAGGCACTGCTCAAGCAGTTCGGTTCCGTGAAGAAACTGCGTGCGGCCACGGAGGAGGAACTGCGCCAGGTTCCCGGCATCGGTCCCGCCATGGCCGCTAACCTGCGCAGCCGGTTGGCCGATAAAGATATGGCGGGGGCTCCGGCGGTCAATATGACCACCGGCGAAATCCTGGAAACTTAG
- the rapZ gene encoding RNase adapter RapZ: protein MTQEDGLTIVKPEESELLVVTGMSGAGRSTAANALEDHGWYVVENLPPLMLGTLTELVSRMPQSIPKLAVVIDVRSKELFQDIREALRNLRTAGVTYRLLFLDADDATLVRRFEQGRRPHPLQGDGSILDGIAAEREVVQELRDSSDVVVDTSKLNVHALATTVTELFTESGPIVLRLNIMSFGFKYGLPVDANYVADVRFIPNPHWVPQLRPHTGLDEDVRDYVLQAKGTAEFLDRYVEALEPVIDGYRRENKHYATIAVGCTGGKHRSVAVTEELAKRLAQLPRVTVSSHHRDLGRE, encoded by the coding sequence ATGACGCAAGAGGACGGCTTGACCATAGTCAAGCCTGAGGAATCGGAACTGCTCGTGGTCACGGGCATGTCCGGTGCCGGACGGAGCACGGCCGCCAATGCGTTGGAAGACCACGGCTGGTACGTGGTGGAGAACCTGCCGCCGCTCATGCTGGGTACCCTCACCGAACTCGTTTCCCGGATGCCGCAGTCCATTCCCAAGCTCGCCGTCGTCATCGACGTCCGGAGCAAGGAACTGTTCCAGGACATCCGCGAAGCGCTGCGCAACCTGCGCACCGCCGGGGTAACCTACCGCCTGCTGTTCCTGGACGCCGACGACGCCACCCTGGTCCGCCGGTTTGAGCAGGGCCGCCGTCCGCACCCGCTGCAGGGGGACGGCAGTATCCTGGACGGCATCGCCGCCGAACGCGAGGTAGTGCAGGAACTGCGCGATTCCTCCGACGTCGTGGTGGACACCTCCAAGCTGAACGTCCATGCCCTGGCCACCACGGTGACCGAGCTTTTCACCGAGTCCGGCCCCATTGTGCTGCGCCTGAACATCATGAGCTTCGGCTTCAAATACGGGCTCCCCGTTGACGCCAACTACGTGGCCGATGTCCGCTTCATTCCCAACCCGCACTGGGTCCCGCAGCTGCGCCCGCACACCGGGCTGGACGAGGACGTCCGGGACTACGTGCTGCAGGCCAAGGGCACCGCTGAATTCCTGGACCGCTACGTCGAGGCGCTGGAGCCCGTGATTGACGGCTACCGCCGAGAGAACAAGCACTACGCAACCATCGCCGTGGGCTGCACGGGCGGTAAGCACCGTTCCGTGGCGGTCACCGAGGAACTGGCCAAGCGCCTTGCCCAGCTGCCCCGGGTCACGGTCAGCTCGCACCACCGGGATCTGGGGCGAGAATAA
- the yvcK gene encoding uridine diphosphate-N-acetylglucosamine-binding protein YvcK: MSFLTGPLPLIPEGKAGRGSGGGPGSVVALGGGHGLSASLSALRLLTTDLTAVVTVADDGGSSGRLRRELGVLPPGDLRMALAALCDDTDWGRTWRDVMQHRFRSQPGVDGSLDDHALGNLLIVTLWELLGDPVAGLQWAGALLGARGQVLPMSTMPLTIEGDVIRRTPDGDRVETVSGQARLAAAGARTNVTDVRLLPTDAPACPAALDAIEGADWVILGPGSWYTSVLPHLMLPQMRDALCATAAKRCLTMNLSNETTETAGMSAVDHLAVIRRYAPEFKVDAVLADPSVVGDRAAFEDAVAQMGGRAVFGKVGAATGRPIHDPLRLATAFHDIFGEN, translated from the coding sequence ATGTCCTTCCTCACCGGCCCGCTGCCCCTGATTCCGGAGGGCAAGGCCGGCCGGGGGAGCGGTGGCGGTCCCGGATCGGTAGTCGCGCTGGGAGGCGGCCACGGCCTTTCCGCTTCGCTTTCCGCCCTGCGCCTGCTGACCACCGACCTCACCGCCGTCGTGACGGTGGCCGACGACGGCGGTTCCTCCGGCCGGCTGCGCCGCGAGCTCGGCGTCCTCCCGCCCGGCGACCTGCGCATGGCGCTGGCTGCGCTCTGCGATGACACCGACTGGGGCCGGACCTGGCGCGACGTGATGCAGCACCGTTTCCGCTCCCAGCCCGGGGTGGACGGCTCCCTGGACGACCATGCGCTGGGCAACCTGCTGATCGTCACGCTCTGGGAGCTGCTGGGGGATCCGGTGGCCGGACTGCAGTGGGCCGGAGCGCTGCTCGGTGCCCGCGGACAGGTCCTGCCGATGTCCACTATGCCGCTGACCATTGAGGGCGACGTGATCCGCCGCACGCCGGACGGGGACCGGGTGGAAACCGTCAGCGGCCAGGCCCGGCTGGCAGCTGCAGGGGCCCGCACCAATGTGACGGACGTACGGCTGCTGCCCACCGACGCGCCGGCCTGTCCGGCTGCGCTGGACGCCATTGAGGGCGCCGACTGGGTGATTCTGGGGCCGGGGTCCTGGTACACCTCGGTCCTGCCTCACCTGATGCTGCCGCAGATGCGCGACGCACTGTGCGCCACGGCAGCCAAGCGGTGCCTGACCATGAACCTCAGCAACGAAACCACTGAAACCGCAGGCATGAGCGCGGTGGACCACCTCGCAGTAATCCGGCGCTACGCACCGGAGTTCAAAGTGGACGCGGTGCTGGCGGATCCGTCGGTGGTGGGCGACCGCGCGGCCTTCGAGGACGCTGTCGCCCAAATGGGCGGCCGAGCCGTCTTCGGTAAGGTGGGGGCAGCGACGGGGCGTCCGATCCATGATCCGCTCCGCCTCGCAACCGCCTTCCACGATATTTTTGGGGAGAACTAG
- the whiA gene encoding DNA-binding protein WhiA, with amino-acid sequence MALTAAVKEELSRLDVKKSSVRKAEVSAMLRFAGGLHIISGRIVIEAEVDLASTARRLRSAIAEVYGHASDIIVVSGGGLRRGNRYVVRVVRDGESLARQTGLLDARGRPVRGLPSVVVNGSAADAEAVWRGAFLAHGSLTEPGRSSSLEVTCPGPEAALALVGSARRIGIAAKAREVRGVDRVVIRDGDTIAALLTRMGAHDALMVWEERRMRKEVRATANRLANFDDANLRRSAQAAVAAGARVERALEILGEDVPEHLRYAGELRVAHKQASLDELGHLADPPMTKDAIAGRIRRLLAMADKRAAELGIPGTESSVTPEMLDE; translated from the coding sequence GTGGCGTTGACCGCAGCTGTAAAAGAGGAACTGTCACGGCTGGACGTGAAGAAGTCCTCGGTCCGAAAGGCCGAAGTGTCGGCAATGCTGCGTTTTGCCGGCGGGCTGCACATTATTTCCGGGCGCATCGTCATTGAGGCCGAGGTGGACCTCGCGTCCACGGCCCGCCGGCTCCGCTCGGCCATTGCCGAGGTCTACGGGCACGCCAGCGACATCATTGTGGTGTCCGGCGGGGGACTGCGCCGCGGGAACCGCTATGTGGTGCGTGTGGTCCGCGACGGGGAGTCCCTGGCGCGGCAAACCGGCCTGCTGGATGCCCGGGGAAGGCCCGTCCGCGGCCTGCCCTCCGTGGTCGTCAACGGTTCTGCCGCCGACGCCGAGGCTGTCTGGCGCGGAGCGTTCCTCGCCCACGGTTCGCTCACCGAGCCCGGACGCTCGTCCTCCCTGGAGGTCACCTGCCCCGGGCCCGAGGCGGCCCTGGCCCTGGTGGGCTCCGCACGCCGGATCGGCATCGCCGCCAAGGCGCGCGAGGTGCGCGGCGTTGACCGGGTAGTGATCCGCGACGGCGACACCATTGCCGCCCTGCTGACCCGGATGGGCGCCCACGACGCGCTGATGGTCTGGGAAGAGCGCCGCATGCGCAAGGAAGTGCGGGCGACCGCCAACCGCCTGGCGAATTTCGACGACGCGAACCTCCGCCGTTCCGCGCAGGCCGCCGTTGCTGCCGGCGCACGGGTGGAACGAGCCCTGGAGATCCTCGGCGAGGACGTGCCCGAGCACCTGCGCTACGCGGGTGAATTGCGCGTTGCGCATAAGCAGGCCAGCCTGGACGAGCTCGGGCACCTGGCCGACCCGCCCATGACCAAGGACGCCATTGCGGGGAGAATCCGCCGTTTGCTGGCCATGGCGGACAAACGTGCGGCGGAATTGGGCATTCCGGGTACCGAATCCAGTGTCACTCCGGAAATGTTGGACGAATAG
- a CDS encoding superoxide dismutase has translation MNEYTLPELPYDYAALEPHISARIMELHHDKHHATYVAGANTALAQMAEARDKGEFGTIGKLSKDLAFHLGGHTNHSIFWNNMSPDGGDKPEGELAAAIDEFFGSFDGFRGQFTAVANSIQGSGWSILAYEPLGKNLVIEQLYDQQGNVPVGTIPLLMLDMWEHSYYLDYANVKGDYVKAWWNIVNWADVAARFDAARTGAKSLIVPA, from the coding sequence GTGAACGAATACACACTGCCGGAACTGCCGTACGACTACGCAGCCCTGGAACCGCACATTTCCGCACGCATCATGGAGCTGCACCACGACAAGCACCATGCCACGTACGTAGCCGGCGCGAACACTGCCCTGGCCCAGATGGCCGAAGCACGCGACAAGGGCGAGTTCGGTACCATCGGCAAGCTCTCCAAGGACCTGGCCTTCCACCTGGGCGGCCACACCAACCACAGCATTTTCTGGAACAACATGTCCCCGGACGGCGGCGACAAGCCCGAAGGCGAGCTGGCGGCAGCTATTGACGAGTTCTTCGGCTCCTTCGACGGCTTCCGCGGCCAGTTCACTGCCGTGGCCAACTCCATCCAGGGCTCCGGCTGGTCCATCCTGGCCTACGAACCGCTGGGCAAGAACCTCGTTATCGAGCAGCTCTACGATCAGCAGGGCAACGTTCCCGTCGGAACCATCCCGCTGCTGATGCTGGATATGTGGGAGCACTCCTACTACCTCGACTACGCCAACGTGAAGGGCGACTACGTCAAGGCATGGTGGAACATCGTCAACTGGGCCGACGTCGCCGCACGTTTCGACGCCGCCCGCACCGGTGCGAAGTCGCTGATCGTTCCCGCCTAG